The sequence GCACCACGATCCCGGACCGCTTGTCCTCGTTGCCGACGGTGGTGAGCAGCTCGCCGTTCGCGAGTTCGACGGCCACGCCGTGATGCGCCTCAGGCGTCTTGTGCTTTGGCGCGGGGATCGCCGCGGTGCCGATCGTCTTCGGGTCGAAGACGGTCACTTCACCGGTCCCGTCGGCGAACAGCACCGTCTTGCCTGCGTGCCGGACGACGTGTCCCGGCTTGGCCGCCTTCACCTCGTTGTCCGTGAGCACGGCACCGACGGCGTCGAGGACCCGGAATCCGGTGGAGGTCGAGACCAGGAGGTGCCGGTCGTTCCCGGCGGGGTTGAGCCGGTTGAAGCCTTCCAGCGGAAGGTTCTTGGCCTCCTTCAAAGTCTTGCCGTCGAGCAGGACGATTCCGCCGTCATAGGTGACGGCCACCGGATCGGCGACGACCGGTGCCGGAGCCGCGCCCTTGCCGGGCTCCGCCGACGGCTGTTCGGTCCCGCAGGCGGCGAGCGCGAGCGTGCTCGCCGTCGTCGCCATCAGCGCGAGATATCGGGCTTTCCGTGCCATTTTCCTGTGCCTTTCGTCTGTTCCGGTCAGGAACGGGTCAAACCGGTGGTGATCGATTCGGTGTTGGCGCGCATCATTTCCAGATAGGTGGCCGCGCCCTGGCCTGGTTCACTGAGCGATTCCGAGAACAACGGGGCCACCTGGACGTGCAGTCCGGCCTGCTCGGCCAAGACCCGCGCGAGCCGGTCCGGTTGCGAGGAATCGGCGAAGATCACCGGCACTCCGGCCGCGCGAACGGTGTCGGCGAGTGCCTTCAGATCCGAGGAGCTGGGTGAAGCGAGCGTGGTTCCGCCGGGGATCACCGCGCCGACGACCTGGAATCCGAACCGCTGTGCCAGGTAGCCGAACACGTGGTGATTCGTGACCAGTTTCCGGCGCTCGGGCGGAATCCCGCCGAACTTCTCGGTCATCGTCTTGTCGAGCGCCTCGATCTCCCCGCGATAGCGTTCGGCGTTGGCGCGGATCACCGCTTCGTCGACCCCGTCGACATGGGCGACGACTTCGTCGGCGATCGTCTTCACCGCGTCGCGCACCCGTGCCGGATCCGTCCAGAAGTGGGGGTCGGGCTTGTTGTCGGCGTAACTGATCGGGTTCACCCGTTCCCCGGCGGGCAGCGCCGGTACTCCGCTTTGCTCGGCCGTGCGGACGGTGCGCAGGATCCCCTCTTCGAGCCCGAGTCCGTTGTAGACGATCAGACCGGCGCGCTCGACCTGAGCCGCCTGCTGTGCGGAGATCCCGAAGGAATGCGGGTCGGCGTTGGGCTTCATCAACACCGTCACCTCGGCCTGATCGCCGACGACGGCGCGGGTGATGTCGCCGAGGATGTTCGTCGTGACCACGACCGATTTGCCGCCTCCACCGGTCCCGGAGCAGCCGGCCGCCGCCAGCACCGCCACCACGGCCAGGGCGAGTACGCGGCGCCTCATCTGCCGGTCTCCACGATGTGGCCCGCCTTGCCGCCGACCTTCAGCGTCCTGGCGCGGCGAAGGTTGTCGTTGTAGTCGATTTCGTACACCTCGGCGGCGAGCGGGTTGTTGAGGTAGGCGCGGGTCGAATCGACCTGGATCGACGGAACGCCGGCGGCGGTCGCTTCCGGCGTCAGGAGCGGGACGGCCGTCTGTTCCTTTCCGGTGCCGTCGAAGGAGCGCAGCTTTCCGTCCCGGGTGAGGACCAGCAGCGGGCCACCCTCGCCGACGGCGTTCACCGCGGCGACCGGGCCGGTCTCGACGTGCTGCCAGCTGCGGCGCCCGACGTCCAGCGACCACACCGCGGACTCCCCAGCCCGCGCCGCGAGCGTGGAACCACCGGGCCGGTGGGAGAAGGCGGTGGCGCGTTCCTGCGTGCTGACATCGCGCGGGTACGGGATCTTGACCCCGGCGAACGCGCCGTCCTTCTCGGTCACCAGCAGGGCGCCGTCCGCGCAGCCGAAGACGGCTCCGCGCCTGGTTACAGCCTGGCCCTGGACGTCCGGGCACGGCTGGTCGATCTCCGCGACGACTTTGCCCTGACGGTCGTGGACGCGCACGCCGCGGGCGAGCGGCTTTCCGGCGTCCGCCACCGTGGCGATGATGTGCTCGCGGTAAGGGATCGCGACACCCGCGTGCGGCTCGCGGGTGATCTTCCCCAGTTCGGTCACGGTGCCCTTGTCGAGCGCGGTTCGATCCAGCAACGTCGTCGTACCGTCCGAATAGGACAGTGCGGTGACCGCGGGATCGCTGTAGACCGCCAAGGGCTGGTTACCGGGTGCCACGCCGACATCCCGGACCTTCGTCCGGTAGTAGTGGACGTGGTCACCGTGGTCGACCATCCAGGAACCGCTGTCGATCACCCGGATCGTGCCGTCGCCGGCGGTCAGGTAGCCGAAACGGCCGTCACCCGTCACGGCTCGTACTCCGTCGGCTCGCCCGGCCTCGTGCACCTCCTCGGTGATCAGGTCGACGACGCGTACGGCGCCGGTGTCCGTGTCGGCGACGATCAGCCGCGACTGAGCCTCGGCGGCCTCCTCGGCACCTTCGACATAGCCGTGCGGGACTTCCGCGGTCACCTCCCCCGGCTGCTCCGAGCCGCACGCCGCCAGGGTCAGCGCCGCGGCGACCGCCGTCACTGCTTTCAGTTTCATCGTGAGCTCTCGATCTCCGGTGTCAGGGAACGGAATCGCTGTCGTACGAAGGACAGGAACGCGGAAAGGAAGAACAGGAGGACCGCGCCGGCGGCGATGGTCGCGCCCGCCGCGGTGCCCCAATGCCAGGACACGAGCAGGCCGCCGAGCGTGGCGGTGATGCCGAGCAACGCGGCGACGAGCATGATCGTGGTGATCCGCCTCGACCAGAAGAGTGCGGCCGCGGCGGGGGCGATGAGCAGGCCGAACACCAGCAACGTCCCCACGACGCGGAACGACGCGACGATCGTCAGCGTGACCAGCCCGAGCAGCACCGCGTTCGCCAGACGTGGACGAAGCCCCAGGGTGTGCGCTTTGCGGACGTCGAAGGTGAGCGCGGTGAACGAACGATGTCCCGCCAGTGCCACCGCTCCCACGACGAGCAGGGTGATCGCGAGGCCCACCAGGTCCCCCGATCCGACGGCGAGCACGTCACCGAACAGGAACCCGGTGAGATCGACCGCGAACGACCGCGAGTGGGACACGATGATCACACCGCTCGCGAGCATGCCGACGAAGAGCAGCCCGATCGTGGTGTCCTCGGACAGCCGCCGCGAACGGCCGAGCGCCGTCACGCCGAGCGCCATCACCCCGGCACTGATCGCCGCGCCGATCAGCAGGTTCACGCCGGTCAGCGAGGCGATCGCCACGCCGGGCAACATGCCGTGCGACATCGCGTCGCCGATGAAGGCCATGCCGCGCAACACCACCCAGGTGCCCACGACGGCGCACACCGCCGAGACGAGCACTCCCGCCACCAGCGCACGCTGCACGAACGACACCTCGAAGGGGATCAGCAACCATTCCACGCGTCACACTATAGTGGTAATGATTGTCATTATCTGAAAGAGGTGTGATGACCCCCGACACAACGGCGCTCACGATCGACCGCGCGCACGCCCACTACGGCTCCCGCGAGGTGCTGCGCGGGATCACCGCCCAGGTACCGTCCGCACGGCTCACCGCGATCGCCGGCGCCAACGGCGCGGGGAAGTCGTCACTGCTGAACCTCGTCGCGGGCGTGCTCCCGCCGAGCACCGGTTCGGTGACCCGCCGAGACCAGGGCCGTGTCGCCTACGTGACCCAGCAGAGCGAGGTGTCACGGTCGCTGCCGATCACCGTCCGGGCCACCGTGACGATGGGACGCTGGGCGCACCGCGGACACTGGCGCCGACTGTCCAAGATGGACCGGAAGATCGTCGGGGAATGCCTGGAACTACTGGAGATCACGTCGATCGCCGACCGATTGATCGGCACGCTGTCCGGTGGGCAACGCCAGCGGGCACTGGTGGCGCAGGGGTTGGCTCAGCGAGCCGGACTGCTACTGCTGGACGAGCCGTCGGCCGGCCTCGATCTACACGCCCGCGGACTGATCGACGAAGCCCTGCGGGCCGCACTCGCCGAGGGCACGACGGTCCTGCGCGTCACACACGACCTCGAGGTGGCTGGCCGGGCCGATCACTGCCTGCTGCTCCAGGACGGCAGGCTGGTCGGCGAAGGCGCGCCGGCGTCGGTGCTGACCCCTGCGCGCGTGGCAAAGGCCTGGGGCTTGCCGGTGATCGACGGCACCGCCCGTGACGTGCACGGTACGCCCGGCGCGCACCTGATCCGGCCAGTTCAGTAACATCGCCGGTATGCCATCACCATTCGAGGGGGCTGCCTCATGCCTTCCGCGATAAGCAAGCGCTTAGTCACCCTTGGTGATTCCTTCACCGAGGGTGTCGGCGACGACGACCCGTCGTCGCCCAACGGCGTCCGCGGCTGGGCCGACCGCGTCGCGGCCACACTCGCGGCCAACCACCAGGACTTCCGCTACGCCAATCTCGCGATCCGCGGCAAACTCCTGGGGCAGGTCCTCGCCGAGCAGCTCGACCCGGCGCTCGCCCTGAATCCGGACCTCGTGACGCTGTACGCCGGCGGCAACGATCTGATGCGGCCGAAGGTCGATATCGACGCTCTCGTCGACGACTACGACGCCGCTGTCGGCAAGGTCGTGGCCACGGGCGCTCGGGTCGTCCTCTTCACCGGTGTCGACGGGGTCGAAGACGCGCTGTTCCGCAGGATCCGCGGCCGTGTGGCGATCTACAACGAGCATGTCCGCGGTATCGCCGCGCGGCACGGGACGCTGCTGGTGGACATGTGGGCGATGCGGCAACTGCGGGACAGGCGGCTGTGGTCGCCGGACCGGCTGCACCTGAACTCGCTGGGACACAATGAGATCGCCATTGCCGTGCTCGACGCGCTCGGCGAACCGCACAAGCTGACTCGGGCCGAACTCGGACCGCGACCGCTGCTGAGCCCGCGGGCGCGGCGCACCGAGAACCTCCAGTGGGGCAAGGAGCACGCCGTGCCGTGGATCAAGCGCAGGTTGCGTGGTGAATCGTCGGGCGACGAGCTCGCGCCGAAGCGGCCGACGATGGACCCTTACGCCTGACGCGGCCGAAGCCCGTCGAAGAGGATGCAGATCGTCCGGGCCCGGAACTCGGGTCCGGCATGCTCCGCCGCCTTCGCCGTTCCGATGATCACCGGGATCAGTTCGTCGACGCCGAGATCCTTGCGGACGTCGCCGGTGTCCTGCGCCCGGCTGAGCAGAACGCCGAGCGCGTCCTTCAGGCGGACACCGATGACCGACCCGGCCGAGGGAACGCTGACGCCTGCCGCCGACAGGGCTTCGAAGTAGGCGTTCTTGGCACCCGACATCTCGATCCAGCCGGTGAGGAACCCGAAGAACGCGGCGCCCGGGTCGGGTGAGTCGGCGGCCACCGTGGCCTCCGCTTCGTCGGCGAAGCGGTGAAGGCGCGCGAAGAGCACCGCCTCCAGAAGCGCCTCTTTCGTGGGAAAGTGCCGGAAAACGGTGCCGACTCCGACGCCTGCTTCGCGGGCGACTTCTTCGGTCGGCGCGCTGGTGCCTTTGGCCGTGAAGACGCGCTCCGCGGCCTCCAACACCCGTGTGCGGTTACGGCGGGCATCGGCTCGGAGCGGTTTCTCGTCCGTCACAGCGGGGATCCTAGACCCGCTGTCGAGAGCTTGTCCCGCGGATCGCCTACGGCTTCTGGTCCGGCATCTCGTCCAGCACGCGCGCCAGTGCCTTCGGGACCCCGGTGCGCCAGCCGCCGCCCATGATCCGCCGCGACATCCGCTGGAATTCGTCGTCGGGATCGAAGCCCTCGTGACTGAGGAACAGCCTGGTCCCCCGGCCCTCCGGCACGAGCCGCCAGGTGACCGTCCACTCCGGACCCCAGCTGATGCTCAGCAACCGTTCCAGCTCGACGGCCAGCACCTCGCAGGCGACCGGCCCGCCCTCGAATCCGGCGGCGGGAACGGGATCCGCGAACAGCTCGAACCGGTGCCCCACAATGGGTTTGATGTCGTTCGGCATCCGGAGCCAGCGTTCCAGCAGCTGTGGTTCGGTCAGCGCGCGCCACACCTTGCGCGGCGGATGCGCCAGGAACTGGTCGACGTGAATCGCCGTCGGGTCCTCGTCGTTCAGAACTCCTCCTCGTCCAGCAGGTCACGCAGGTTGCCCAGCTTGCCGCGCCAGTAGCGCTCGTAGGGCGAAAGCCAGTCCGAGACCTCCTGCAGCGGCGCGGCCTCGAGGAAGTAGACGCGATTGCGGCCCTGCCGCTCTTCCCGGACGAGTCCGGCCTCGCGCAGCACCCGAAGGTGTTCCGACAGGCTGGGCCGCCGCATGTCGAAGCGTTCGGCGATCTCCCCTGCCGCCCGCGGGCCTTCGAGAAGGATGCCCAGCACTTCGCGGCGGGCCGGGTTGGCGAGCGCGGCGAAGACGTCGTCGTTGACCGGCATCAGCGCGGCCAGTCGCCGTAACCGGACGGTTCGAGCAATCCCATCGCGTTGCCGTCGGGATCCTTGAACGAGGTCACGCGACCCCACGGCATCTCGTCCGCGTCGTCGACCTCGATGCCCTGGGCGCGAAGCTCCGCGATGTCGGCATCGACGTCGGCGGTGCTCAGCTGGAAATGCACACGCGTCTCGAGGTCGAGCCCGCCGACGGCGCGGTCGACCAGGACGATGCCGGTCTCCGCCCCCTTGGGGCCGACCATGACGAACGGGCCGTGCGGGCCGCTGACGTCGACGAGCAGGTCGAAGCCGAGCTTGCCGACGTAGAAGTCCCGCGCCTTGGCCTGATCGGCGACCGGAACGGTGAGGAACTGGATGCGGTCGATGTTCATGCCGCCACCATACGTAGGCTTTTTCCTACATGTCAATCGTCGGCGGAAGGGGACATCCACGCCCGAGAGAGCCAGGGGTCGTCGAACGCACCCGGCTCCGATCACACACCGAGACAGGAGCCCCGCGTCCCCATTTCAGCAGGTCAGCCGAGTCGTCGCCGAAGTCGTCCATGGCCGAAGACTCGCCACGACACCCACCCCTTACAACCTCTACTTAAATAGAGGTCCAGGTTTCGTGACCAGGGACGCAAGAGCTTGAGTTCACCTATGGACGAGCTTTTAGCGTCTTCGCCATGACCACAGAGAACACCACCCAGTCCCCCGTTCGCCTCGCCGTGATCATCGGCAGTGTCCGGCACGAACGCTTCGCCGACGCCATCACGGACTGGCTGCTGACCGAACTCGCCGCGCTCGACGGGCTGGAGGTGGATCCCATCGACCTCGCCGACATCGATCTGCCCTTGCAGGGAACACAGCCCGGCGGCACCGAGACGGTGATCAGCGACAGGCTGCGTGCGGCCGACGCCTACCTCGTCGTCACCCCGGAGTACAACCACAGTTTCCCGGCGGCGCTGAAGAACGCGATCGACTGGCATTTCACCGAGTGGGCGTACAAACCCGTAGCGTTCGTCGGCTACGGCGCCGGTTCGGGCGGTATCCGCGCGATCGAACAGTTGCGGCTGATCTTCCCCGAGCTGCGGGCCACCACGACCCGCGATGCGGTACTGCTGAACGCTCCGTGGACCCGTCTGGGCCCGAACGGGTACGAGGGCACCGACGCCGAGCGTGGTGCGCTGGCCGCGACGATGACCGAACTGGACTGGTGGGCCCGCACCCTGCGTGCCGGGCGCGTCGCGACTCAGGAGAGTGCGGCATGAACCGCCTGACAGGACAAGAACTGCGCATCGCCTCGGTGATCGCGCTCGGCGGGTTGATGGCCGTTCTCGACACCACGATCGTCGCCGTCGCGCTACCGCGGTTCATGACGACGTTCTCCGCGTCGCTCACCACGATCCAGTGGATCGCGACCGCCTACGCGCTCGGCATGGTCGCGGCGATGCCCCTCGCGGCGACTTTCGCGCAACGCTGGGGAGCGCGCCGGGTGTATCTGGCCGCGCTGCTCGTGTTCGCGGTGACGTCCGCGGCCGCCGGCGCCGCCGGTGATCTGGGCTGGCTGATCGCCGCACGGGCGGTGCAGGGCCTCGCCGGCGGACTCATCAATCCACTGGGGATGACCATCGGTTTCGGCGCGGTGGCCCCGGAACGCCGGAGCCGGATGACCACGATCACCGGTCTGCCCTTGCTGATCGGGCCGATCCTCGGCCCGATGCTCGGCGGACTCCTGCTGGAGAACCTGTCATGGCGGGCACTGTTCTTCATCACCGTCCCGCCCGCCCTGCTCGGCGTCGCCGGTGTGCTGCGCTGGGTGCCCGTCGACACCCCGTCGGCGGAACGCGCTCCGATCGATTTCGCCGGTGGACTGCTGCTCGTCCCTGGCGTGGTCGCGGTGGCGTACGGATTCAGCGAAGAGACGGTCGGTATGGACGTCCGGGCGGTGATCGTCGCAGCCGGACTCGCGCTCATGGCAGTGTTCCTCCGAAGGTCGTGGCATCATCACGCGCCACTGCTGAACGTGCGGCTCCTGCGCGACCGGACGTTCGGGCGCAACGCCGCGATCCTCGTCCTGTACGCCGGGCCGTACTTCGGCTCGATGCTGCTGATGCCCGCCTACATTCAGGTGATGCGCGGCGATTCGGCCATGATCAGCGCACTGATGATGGTGCCGAGCACGATCGGGATGGGCCTCACCATCCAGTTCGCCGCCCGCGTACTGGAACGCTTCGGCCCGCGGATCGTCGTCGGGACCGGGTTGAGCCTCGCGATCATCTCGACCGCACTGACCATCCTCGTCCTCACACCGGACACGCCTTACGCGGTGCTGGCGATCTTGGGCGTGCTCCAAGGGGCGGGCACGGGGGCGATCATGCTGCCCACCATCGTGAGCGCGGGCCGGCACCTGAACGGCCCGGACCTCGCGTCCGGTTCGGCGATCCTTCCCTTGTCCAGCACCATCGCGAGCGCCGTCGGCACGGCGGTGGTGAGCGGAGTGTTCACCGGGCTCATCGCGGCCGCCACCGCCGGGCAGGGCCTCGCCGCGCTGAGCGGTCCGGCGGCGGACTCGGTGCTCACCGGGCAGATCGTCGACGCGTATCGCCTGACTCTCGTCGGAGTCCTCGCGGTCATGGTTATCGCCCTGGTGGTCAGGCTGCGGACCAGCCCGGCCCCGACGCCTGAACCCACCACGGTGCGGAGTGCGGCATGACGACGTCGACACGATCCCCGCTCGACGCCGGGCTGACCGTCGGCCAGGTCGCGAGCAAGGCCGGGGTCTCGGCGAACGCCGTCCGGTACTACGAGCGCTACCGCATCATCACCGCCGAACGCACCGCCGGCAACGCGCGCCGGTTCACCATCGACGCCGTCTGCCGGATCCGGCTCGCGGTCGCCGCCCAGCGGGTCGGGCTCAGCCTCGCCGAGAGCGCGGAGATCCTGGCCGAGATCCCGCCGATGTCGTCCGACCTCGAGCAGTGGTCACGGGCCGGGCAACGCCTCGTCGACGCCGGACAGGCCCGCATCGCCGAACTCGCCGCCGTGGTCGACGAGTACCGGACGCTCGCTTTCATCAGGGGCTGAACGGCCCGTCCGCCGCGTTCGACCAGCGGAACACGGGACGGTTCTCGAGACCGGGGTAGGCCACGGCCATACCCCGGTCAGGGGACATCGACCACAGCCGCGCGTCTGGCGACGCGGCGTGCTCCGCCCATTCCGCCGACCAGGCGGGGACGTAGCGCTCGTAGATGCGGCGAATCCGGGACACATCCTTGACTTCCAGTCTCGCCGGGCCGGTCATCCGGACCTGGCGGACGTCGTCAGGCGGGTCGAAGGTAGCGACCATGACCGCGACCTCGCGATTCTCGCGCGCGGCGGCCAAGAACGGCGACGGCCGTCCGTCGGACACCGGGGTGTGGAACCACAACCGGCTCTCCTCAGCCACGAACCACATCATCGCCAAGGCAGGAGTCCCGCGGCCGGTGGTGGTGGCGACGCAGGCAGGCAGGCGGGGCTCGTCGAGGAAGTCCCGTATCGCAAGAATCGATCCGTCCATGGCGACACCCTGCAACCTCGACCGCGATCGAGGTCCAGTGACACCTGGGGAACGCGTCCGTGAAGGCCTCCTTCCCCAGCCCGCAGGGTCAAGGGCTCGGCAAAGTCGCATAGAGGCCAACCGGATCCACAAAGGACACCCGGAAGGCAGGTCGTGAGTGATAAGGCGCGTTAGAACGACAGTTATCACTCACGACCCCCGCCCCCACCGAAGCAAAAGAAGAGGGCCGCCCGAACGGGACGGCCCTCTCTCACTTCCACGGTCAGCGCTGCGGCGGACCACCCTGCGGACCGCCGAACGGCCCCTGCTGCGGGAACGGGCCACCGCCCGGCCCCTGCGACGGCGGCCCCTGGTACGGGCCACCCTGCGGACCTGCGGGCGGCTGCGGCTGCGGCAACCGGGAGGCCGGCGGCGCCTGCGGCGGCTCCGGGGCGGCCTCCGGTTCGGGAGCGGGCGCGGCCTTGGGGACCTGACGCGGAGCGGGCGGCTCCTGCCGCGGCGTCGCGACACCCAGCGCCGGAACCTCCTTGCGCGCCACGGCTTCCGCTGCCGCGACGGCCTCGGCGACCTTCGGGTCGCTGGAGGTGTCGAACCAGCCCTGAACCTCTTCGTCCTCCAGGTCCGGCTTCTCGACCGGGTCTTCCTTCGGTGGCTCGTAGCGGAACACGCCGTCGTCGCCGGGCGCACCGAGCGCGCGGGCGAAGCCCTCCAGGGCCTTGCCGTAGTCGCTCGGGATCATCCAGACCTTGTTCGCGTCGCCCTGCGCCAGCTGCGGCAGGGTCTGCAGGTACTGGTACGCCAGGACCTCGGGCGTGGGACGCCCGGCCTTGATCGCCGCGAAGACCTTCTCGATGGCCTTCGCCTGCCCCTGCGCCTGCAGGTACCGGGCGGCACGTTCACCCTGCGCGCGCAGGATCCGCGACTGCCGCTCGGCCTCCGCGCCCAGGATCGCGGCCTGCTTGGCACCTTCGGCCGCGAGGATCTGACTCTGCTTCTGACCTTCCGCGGTCTTGATCGCCGATTCACGCTGACCTTCGGCGGTCAGGATCATCGCGCGCTTCTCACGGTCGGCGCGCATCTGCTTCTCCATCGAGTCCTGGATGGAGGGCGGCGGGTCGATCGCCTTCAGCTCGACCCGGGCGACGCGGATGCCCCAACGGCCGGTGGCCTCGTCGAGCACACCCCGCAGCTGACTGTTGATCGAGTCGCGCGAGGTCAGCGTCTGCTCGAGGCTCATGCCACCGACGACGTTACGCAGGGTCGTGGTGGTCAGCTGCTCGACACCGACGATGTAGTTCGAGATCTCGTAGACCGCGGCCCGCGAGTCGGTGACCTGGAAGTACACGACCGTGTCGATGGACACCGTCAGGTTGTCCTCGGTGATCACGGGCTGGGGCGGGAACGACACGACCTGCTCGCGGAGGTCGATCCGCGCCCGGACCTTGTCCAGGAAGGGCACCAGAAACGTCAGGCCGGGAGAAGCCACCGTCCGGAACCGGCCCAGCCGTTCGATCACAGCGGACTGTGCCTGCGGCACCACCATGATCGCCTTGACCACGACGACGACCACGAACA comes from Amycolatopsis lurida and encodes:
- the aztC gene encoding zinc ABC transporter substrate-binding protein AztC — encoded protein: MRRRVLALAVVAVLAAAGCSGTGGGGKSVVVTTNILGDITRAVVGDQAEVTVLMKPNADPHSFGISAQQAAQVERAGLIVYNGLGLEEGILRTVRTAEQSGVPALPAGERVNPISYADNKPDPHFWTDPARVRDAVKTIADEVVAHVDGVDEAVIRANAERYRGEIEALDKTMTEKFGGIPPERRKLVTNHHVFGYLAQRFGFQVVGAVIPGGTTLASPSSSDLKALADTVRAAGVPVIFADSSQPDRLARVLAEQAGLHVQVAPLFSESLSEPGQGAATYLEMMRANTESITTGLTRS
- the aztB gene encoding zinc ABC transporter permease AztB, yielding MEWLLIPFEVSFVQRALVAGVLVSAVCAVVGTWVVLRGMAFIGDAMSHGMLPGVAIASLTGVNLLIGAAISAGVMALGVTALGRSRRLSEDTTIGLLFVGMLASGVIIVSHSRSFAVDLTGFLFGDVLAVGSGDLVGLAITLLVVGAVALAGHRSFTALTFDVRKAHTLGLRPRLANAVLLGLVTLTIVASFRVVGTLLVFGLLIAPAAAALFWSRRITTIMLVAALLGITATLGGLLVSWHWGTAAGATIAAGAVLLFFLSAFLSFVRQRFRSLTPEIESSR
- the aztA gene encoding zinc ABC transporter ATP-binding protein AztA, which encodes MTPDTTALTIDRAHAHYGSREVLRGITAQVPSARLTAIAGANGAGKSSLLNLVAGVLPPSTGSVTRRDQGRVAYVTQQSEVSRSLPITVRATVTMGRWAHRGHWRRLSKMDRKIVGECLELLEITSIADRLIGTLSGGQRQRALVAQGLAQRAGLLLLDEPSAGLDLHARGLIDEALRAALAEGTTVLRVTHDLEVAGRADHCLLLQDGRLVGEGAPASVLTPARVAKAWGLPVIDGTARDVHGTPGAHLIRPVQ
- a CDS encoding SGNH/GDSL hydrolase family protein, coding for MPSAISKRLVTLGDSFTEGVGDDDPSSPNGVRGWADRVAATLAANHQDFRYANLAIRGKLLGQVLAEQLDPALALNPDLVTLYAGGNDLMRPKVDIDALVDDYDAAVGKVVATGARVVLFTGVDGVEDALFRRIRGRVAIYNEHVRGIAARHGTLLVDMWAMRQLRDRRLWSPDRLHLNSLGHNEIAIAVLDALGEPHKLTRAELGPRPLLSPRARRTENLQWGKEHAVPWIKRRLRGESSGDELAPKRPTMDPYA
- a CDS encoding TetR/AcrR family transcriptional regulator, whose amino-acid sequence is MTDEKPLRADARRNRTRVLEAAERVFTAKGTSAPTEEVAREAGVGVGTVFRHFPTKEALLEAVLFARLHRFADEAEATVAADSPDPGAAFFGFLTGWIEMSGAKNAYFEALSAAGVSVPSAGSVIGVRLKDALGVLLSRAQDTGDVRKDLGVDELIPVIIGTAKAAEHAGPEFRARTICILFDGLRPRQA
- a CDS encoding SRPBCC family protein, which translates into the protein MNDEDPTAIHVDQFLAHPPRKVWRALTEPQLLERWLRMPNDIKPIVGHRFELFADPVPAAGFEGGPVACEVLAVELERLLSISWGPEWTVTWRLVPEGRGTRLFLSHEGFDPDDEFQRMSRRIMGGGWRTGVPKALARVLDEMPDQKP
- a CDS encoding metalloregulator ArsR/SmtB family transcription factor; this translates as MPVNDDVFAALANPARREVLGILLEGPRAAGEIAERFDMRRPSLSEHLRVLREAGLVREERQGRNRVYFLEAAPLQEVSDWLSPYERYWRGKLGNLRDLLDEEEF
- a CDS encoding VOC family protein; this encodes MNIDRIQFLTVPVADQAKARDFYVGKLGFDLLVDVSGPHGPFVMVGPKGAETGIVLVDRAVGGLDLETRVHFQLSTADVDADIAELRAQGIEVDDADEMPWGRVTSFKDPDGNAMGLLEPSGYGDWPR
- a CDS encoding NADPH-dependent FMN reductase, which codes for MTTENTTQSPVRLAVIIGSVRHERFADAITDWLLTELAALDGLEVDPIDLADIDLPLQGTQPGGTETVISDRLRAADAYLVVTPEYNHSFPAALKNAIDWHFTEWAYKPVAFVGYGAGSGGIRAIEQLRLIFPELRATTTRDAVLLNAPWTRLGPNGYEGTDAERGALAATMTELDWWARTLRAGRVATQESAA
- a CDS encoding DHA2 family efflux MFS transporter permease subunit encodes the protein MNRLTGQELRIASVIALGGLMAVLDTTIVAVALPRFMTTFSASLTTIQWIATAYALGMVAAMPLAATFAQRWGARRVYLAALLVFAVTSAAAGAAGDLGWLIAARAVQGLAGGLINPLGMTIGFGAVAPERRSRMTTITGLPLLIGPILGPMLGGLLLENLSWRALFFITVPPALLGVAGVLRWVPVDTPSAERAPIDFAGGLLLVPGVVAVAYGFSEETVGMDVRAVIVAAGLALMAVFLRRSWHHHAPLLNVRLLRDRTFGRNAAILVLYAGPYFGSMLLMPAYIQVMRGDSAMISALMMVPSTIGMGLTIQFAARVLERFGPRIVVGTGLSLAIISTALTILVLTPDTPYAVLAILGVLQGAGTGAIMLPTIVSAGRHLNGPDLASGSAILPLSSTIASAVGTAVVSGVFTGLIAAATAGQGLAALSGPAADSVLTGQIVDAYRLTLVGVLAVMVIALVVRLRTSPAPTPEPTTVRSAA
- a CDS encoding MerR family transcriptional regulator, producing MTTSTRSPLDAGLTVGQVASKAGVSANAVRYYERYRIITAERTAGNARRFTIDAVCRIRLAVAAQRVGLSLAESAEILAEIPPMSSDLEQWSRAGQRLVDAGQARIAELAAVVDEYRTLAFIRG
- a CDS encoding pyridoxamine 5'-phosphate oxidase family protein; the encoded protein is MDGSILAIRDFLDEPRLPACVATTTGRGTPALAMMWFVAEESRLWFHTPVSDGRPSPFLAAARENREVAVMVATFDPPDDVRQVRMTGPARLEVKDVSRIRRIYERYVPAWSAEWAEHAASPDARLWSMSPDRGMAVAYPGLENRPVFRWSNAADGPFSP
- a CDS encoding SPFH domain-containing protein, with translation MVFIVVGLLALFVVVVVVKAIMVVPQAQSAVIERLGRFRTVASPGLTFLVPFLDKVRARIDLREQVVSFPPQPVITEDNLTVSIDTVVYFQVTDSRAAVYEISNYIVGVEQLTTTTLRNVVGGMSLEQTLTSRDSINSQLRGVLDEATGRWGIRVARVELKAIDPPPSIQDSMEKQMRADREKRAMILTAEGQRESAIKTAEGQKQSQILAAEGAKQAAILGAEAERQSRILRAQGERAARYLQAQGQAKAIEKVFAAIKAGRPTPEVLAYQYLQTLPQLAQGDANKVWMIPSDYGKALEGFARALGAPGDDGVFRYEPPKEDPVEKPDLEDEEVQGWFDTSSDPKVAEAVAAAEAVARKEVPALGVATPRQEPPAPRQVPKAAPAPEPEAAPEPPQAPPASRLPQPQPPAGPQGGPYQGPPSQGPGGGPFPQQGPFGGPQGGPPQR